In the Cytobacillus pseudoceanisediminis genome, one interval contains:
- a CDS encoding polysaccharide deacetylase family protein — translation MKKVAMFFLCLLLLILPSQVFAQRKVPILIYHSIDEYKGQGSKELYVTPKNFEKQMIYLRDHGYTLLTFDRWLEIYKVNKPIFITFDDGYKNNLNAFGIFQKLKNERFKPTGTIFVISDFIGRSNRLSESDLKMMADSGIISIQSHTATHPDLTKMKNLEYELKGSKDKIQKVTGKPVNVLAYPYGNFSNKIVAETKKHYLFGLTTTPELFSEKGIKDEYYLLPRIYIKYSTTLDDFTKIVDGE, via the coding sequence ATGAAAAAGGTTGCAATGTTTTTCCTATGTCTTCTTTTATTAATTCTTCCATCACAAGTTTTTGCCCAACGTAAAGTACCTATTTTAATATATCATTCAATTGACGAATATAAAGGGCAGGGTTCAAAGGAGTTATATGTAACACCGAAGAATTTCGAGAAACAAATGATTTATCTAAGAGACCATGGCTACACATTATTAACTTTTGATCGATGGCTAGAAATTTATAAAGTAAACAAACCCATTTTCATTACCTTTGATGATGGGTACAAAAACAATCTGAATGCATTTGGTATCTTTCAAAAACTGAAAAACGAACGTTTTAAACCAACTGGTACCATTTTTGTTATATCTGACTTTATCGGTCGCTCCAACCGATTATCGGAATCGGATTTAAAAATGATGGCTGATTCGGGAATCATATCAATTCAGTCTCATACTGCTACACATCCTGATTTGACCAAAATGAAAAATTTGGAATATGAACTGAAAGGGTCAAAAGATAAAATTCAAAAAGTTACAGGCAAACCAGTTAATGTTCTTGCGTATCCATACGGAAATTTCAGTAACAAGATCGTAGCAGAAACGAAGAAACACTATTTGTTTGGACTTACGACAACTCCTGAACTATTTTCTGAGAAGGGTATAAAAGACGAATACTATCTCTTACCACGGATCTATATCAAGTATTCAACTACTCTAGATGACTTTACAAAGATCGTTGACGGAGAATGA
- a CDS encoding DUF3986 family protein, which translates to MLYEDKYHMHLGYYEKGFDLEAVALKRHSQATWDVFFDFRFYGFNKPIQENNVYLKGFGTKIFQLKLKNLILMKVLRNLNNG; encoded by the coding sequence TTGTTATATGAAGATAAATACCATATGCACTTAGGGTATTATGAAAAAGGGTTTGATCTAGAAGCTGTTGCTCTTAAAAGACATTCACAAGCAACTTGGGACGTCTTTTTTGATTTCCGTTTTTATGGATTTAATAAACCTATTCAAGAAAACAATGTATATCTAAAAGGCTTTGGCACAAAAATTTTTCAGTTGAAATTGAAGAACTTGATTTTAATGAAGGTTCTAAGAAATTTAAACAATGGTTAA
- a CDS encoding thermonuclease family protein, producing the protein MGKEIEIESDPNADITDKYGRYLIHAFISGKSIQQILILEGLVRVAYLYDEYNYTDLYLAAEKSKNSRPKYLEYPRVCR; encoded by the coding sequence ATGGGTAAAGAAATTGAGATTGAAAGTGATCCCAATGCTGATATTACAGATAAATACGGGAGGTACTTAATTCACGCATTTATTAGTGGAAAAAGTATTCAACAAATTCTCATCTTAGAAGGATTAGTAAGAGTCGCTTATCTATATGATGAATACAACTATACCGATCTATATCTTGCGGCGGAAAAAAGCAAAAATAGTCGGCCAAAATATTTGGAGTATCCCCGGGTATGTAGATAA
- a CDS encoding DUF4257 domain-containing protein yields MLTKILIAAGIGSVMGVLSHAKRNNTIKKPRNTKRTFYPGFLTDMAYGALAAVAVVIVADPNGMERVILTSILGGYAGEGAIAKLEASNQQANIDSVKSNLEKLNESLPAPEPKDNESSAKQEKEQ; encoded by the coding sequence ATGTTAACAAAGATATTAATAGCAGCAGGGATAGGTTCAGTGATGGGCGTATTATCTCATGCTAAGAGGAATAACACCATTAAAAAACCAAGAAACACAAAAAGAACATTCTATCCTGGTTTTTTAACTGATATGGCTTATGGGGCATTGGCTGCCGTCGCAGTTGTTATTGTGGCAGACCCTAATGGTATGGAAAGAGTGATATTGACTTCTATCTTAGGCGGCTATGCTGGAGAGGGTGCAATTGCCAAATTGGAAGCTTCAAATCAGCAAGCTAATATTGATTCGGTTAAGAGCAATTTGGAAAAATTAAACGAATCTTTGCCCGCTCCAGAACCGAAAGACAATGAGTCCTCAGCAAAACAAGAGAAAGAACAATAA
- a CDS encoding DUF2187 family protein, producing MIKKLDKKSKAQVGEEILFTRQGKEHEGIVYKVQDNSVLGNFK from the coding sequence ATGATAAAAAAATTAGATAAAAAATCAAAAGCACAAGTCGGTGAAGAAATCTTATTCACAAGACAAGGAAAGGAGCATGAAGGAATAGTTTATAAAGTACAGGACAACAGTGTCCTTGGTAATTTCAAATGA